AACGCCTACGACCTGACGGCCGACCAGGACACCACCGTCACGTGGAACCTCCAGGCCGCCGCGTACGACGTCCCCGCCGGCCACCGTCTGATGCTCGTCGTCGACAGCAAGGACCCGCTGTACGGGGACGCCTCCGTCACCTGGACGCAGACCGAGCTGGGCTCGCCGCCCGGGGCCGCGTCCTTCCTGGAACTGCCCCTCGGCTGAGCCGGACCGGGCCGCGCCCGAGTCGGGGGAGGCCGCGCCGGCCGGGCGCGGCTCCGGTCAGGCGCGGTACCCCGGGACGTGCGCCGCCGCCCAGTCGGCCAGCTCGCGCGAGCAGGCGGCGACCGAGTCGCGCCAGGTGCGGTCGGCGCCTTCGCCGGCCTCGTCGCTCACGTGCTTCACGATCCGCAGCGGCACCCCGGCCCGTTCCGCGGCGGCGGCCAGGGCGTAGCCCTCCATGTCGACCAGCGGCGCCCGCTCGGCGAGCCGCGCACGGGCGGCCTCGTCGGAGATGAACGCGTCCCCGGTGGCGAGCACCACGTCGCCGCCGTCGGGGAGCGCGATCGGAGCCCCGTACGTCTCACCGGTCAGCGTCGCCAGGAGTTCGCCGTCCAGGTCGTGCTGGAGGACCGTGCCGACGACGTGCGTGCCCGTCCACTCGGGGCGCAGGGCGCCGGCGGTGCCGAGGTTGACGACGCCCGAGGGCCGCGGGCCGCGGGCCAGGACCGTGGCGAGCGCGGTCGCCGCGTTCACCTTGCCCATCCCGGTGAGGAGCACGGGCAGGGAGGTGTCGAAGAACTGCGCCTCCTCCTTGACGGCGAGGACGAGCAGCGGACGGTCGGGGGTGATGTCTCCCAGGAGTTCCATGGACCCCACGCTAATTCCCCGCCCCGGGACCGTACAGCCAGGGCCGGGGAGGCCGGTCCCGGGGGCGGTCGCGCGTCAGACCGGGAGCAGGCGTCCGACGAGCTCGCCGAGCCGGCGGGCGTTGCGGCAGGGCCACATGTCGACCAGCTCCGCGTAGAGCGGGGCCACCGAGTCGCCCGTGCCCCACAGGGCCTGCTGCTCGGGGTTGAGCCAGTGCACCCGTCGGGCGCGCTCCGCGATCAGCCGCAGGGGCTCCGTCCGGGGGTCGGCCTGGTTGGTGCGGGCGTCGCCGAGGACGAAGACGACCGTGCGGGGGCCGAGCGCGTCCGCGTACCGCTCGACGAACTCGTCCAGCGCCGTCCCGTAGTCGCTCTGGCCGTGCCAACCGGTCAGCCGGGCCTCCGCGAGGATCCGTTCGCCGAGCCCCGCCGGGTCCGCCGCACCCCGCGCGAGGAGGCCGGTGACCTCGTCGACCCGGTTGACGAAGGCGAAGACCCGGACCCGGCTGAACTGGTCGTGCAGGGCCTGCACCAGCGACATCGTGAACTGCGCGAAGCCGGCCACCGACCCGGAGACGTCGCACAGCAGCACCAGCTCCGGGCGGCCGGGGCGGCGCCGGCGCAGTACCGGCCGCACCGGGACGCCGCCGGTGGACAGCGAGGCCCTGAGGGTCCTGCGCAGATCGATCTCGCCGCGCGCGGCCCGGCGCCTGCGGGCCGCGAGCCGGGTGGCCAGCTTCCGCGCCAGCGGCCGCACCGTGCGGCGCAGCTCGTCCAGCTGCTCGCGGCCGGCCAGCAGGAAGTCCACCCGGTCCGCCGTCCCGGCCACGGCCCGCCGGGCCACCTCGTCGCGGCCCTGCCGGTCGGCGACCCGCCGCCGTGCCTCGGTCCGCACTCGCTCGCGGAAGCCCTCGATCGCCCGCCGGATCTCGTCGTCGAGCAGCCGGTCGGCGAAGTCCGGCTCGCCGCCGTCCGCGGTGCGAGCCGCGCGCACCCGGGCCAGCAGGGTCTCGGGGCGGAGCCGGGAGAGCGTCTGGTACGAGGACCAGCCGTCGGTCCCGGGCCCGGAGCCGTAGCCGCCGAATCCGGCGACCGCCTCGGCCGCCAGCCGGTCCAGGAGGGCGGTGTCGCCGACGGCGAGCGCCTCCGCGATCCGCGTCCGCAGCCCGGCCAGGCTGGCGGCGTCACCCGGCTCCTGTGCGGGCTGCCCGGGGTCGGTGACGAGCGCGGGGAAGTACAGGTCGAAGACCCGGTCGAAGACGGGGCGCTGCCGCTCGCCGTGCAGCAGGGTCGCGGCGAGGGCCTCCCGCATCCGCTCCCGGTCGGCGAACCCGACCGCTTCGAGGGCGAGCCCGGCGTCGACGGTCTCGCCGGTGCCGATCCCGAAGCCGTGGTCGCGCAGCGCCGCCACCAGCCCGGTCAGCCGTGCGACGGGCCCGTCGGAGGCCGCCGGGGCGGCGCCGTCGGCGTTCACACCGCGTCCAGGTCGAGCTTGGCCCCGGCCCGCACGATGTCGTCCTGGTGCTTGAGCAGGACGCCGAGGGTCTCCCGGACCACCCGCTCGTCCAGCCGCTCCGCGCCGAGCGCGAGCAGCGTCCGCGCCCAGTCGATCGTCTCCGAGACCGAGGGGACCTTCCGCAGGTCCATGGCGCGCAGCGCCCCCACGGTCCGGACGACCGAGGCGGCGAGGGCCGCGTCGAGGCCGGGGACCTTGAGCGTGACGATCCGGCGCTCCAGCTCCTCCTCCGGGAAGCCGATGTGCAGGAAGAGGCAGCGCCGCCGCAGCGCCTCGGACAGCTCGCGGCTCGCGTTGGAGGTGAGGACGGTGAAGGGGCGCCGGGCGGCCGTGAGGGTGCCGAGCTCGGGCACGGTGACCTGGAAGTCGCCGAGCACCTCCAGGAGCAGGCCCTCCACCTCGACGTCGGCCTTGTCGGTCTCGTCGACCAGCAGCACGGTCGGCTCCTCGGACCGGATCGCCGTCAGCAGCGGCCGGGCCAGCAGGAACTCCTCGCTGAAGATGTCGGTGCGGGTCTCGTCCCAGGACTCGCCGCGCCCGGCCGTGATCCGCAGCAGCTGCTTGGCGTGGTTCCACTCGTACAGCGCCCGGGACTCGTCGACGCCCTCGTAGCACTGGAGCCGGACGAGCCGGGCGCCGGTCGCCTCGGTGACGGCCTTGGCCAGCTGCGTCTTGCCGACGCCCGCGGGGCCCTCGACGAGGAGCGGCTTGCCCAGCCGGTCGGCGAGGAAGACCGTGGTCGCGATGGCGGGGGAGGCCAGATATCCGGTCGCGGCGAGCCGCTCGGCGACCTCGTCGACGGAGCCGAAGAACCCGTTCGTCATGGCAGTCCCCCCAGGGAGCGAAGTGTCGTACCGGCCGGTAGCCTCTGGTCGTACTCGATCAGATCCCGCATCCCCGCACAACCGTTTCCGCGCCGGCGCGCGCCGCGCGCGGGACGGCTCCCGCTGGTGCAATGGGGGTGAGCGGGCGGCCGCCGCCCGCCCGGTGGCCGCACGGCGGTGGAGGTGTCGTGGCGGAGAACAGGGGGAGCACGGAGAGCGCGGAGCGGGGCGCGGCCGAGCGGCGCCTGCCGGCCGCTCTGGAGGCGGCCATCGGCCTGATCGGCACCACCCTCGACGAGACCGTGACCTGCCGCGAGCTCATCGCCTTCCTCGCACGCCACCCCGGCGGCACCGCGACGATCGAGCTGACACCGGGCAAGGGCGACCGCACCCCGCCGGACGCCGCCCCGACCGCCGCCGCCCCGGCGGCCCGTACCGCGCTCACCGTCCCGCTCGCCGTGGACCGCGAGCGCCCGCTGGGCACCGTCACCCTCACCCGGGCCGCGCCCCCGTACGGCGACGACGACCTGGTGGTGCTGCGGCAGGCGGCGCGTCTCGCGGCCCGCCACATCCGGCACGCCCGGCGGCTCGCCGCCACCGAGGACGTCGCCCTCCACCTCCAGCGGGCCCTCGTCGCGGAGCCTGGCCGGCCCCACCCCAACCTGGAGATCGCGGGCCGCTATCTGCCGGCCGGGCCGCGCACCCTGGTCGGCGGCGACTGGTTCGAGACGGTACGGCTCCACTTCGGCCGCAGCCTGCTCGTCGTCGGCGACGTCATGGGCCACGGGCTCGAAGCGGCCGTCGACATGAACGCCTACCGCTCGGCGCTCCGTGAGGTGGCCGCCACCGACCTCCCGCCGCACCGGGTGCTGCGCCATCTGGACGCGGTCGTCGCGGAGGACGGCGCCCGCCGCCCCGCGACCTGTCTGCTGGTCCGGGTCGACCCCGGGCGCGGCACCGCCACCTTCGCCAGCGCCGGCCACCTCCCGCCCGCGGTCTTCGGTCCGGACGGCTCGGCCGAGCTGGTGGACCTGCCCGTCGGTCCGCCGCTCGGCACCGGTGTCGGCGGATACGAGCCGGCCACCCGCGTCCTCGGGCAGGGCGACACCCTGCTGCTCTTCACCGACGGACTGGTGGAGCGCCGGGGCGAGGACATCGACGCCTCGCTGGCCCGGCTGGCCGGGCTGCGGCTGCCGCCGGAACCCGGACCCGAACGGGTCGTCGACGAGGTCCTCGGCCGGCTCGACGCGCATCACGCGGAGGACGACGTCGCCGTCCTCGCGGCGCGCGTCCGGGTCCGTCCGGCGGGCTGAACCGCCGCCGGTGACACAGCGCTCCTTCCGTCCCACCCAGGGTGGTGACATGTCGTCATCTCGCCCTCCGTGGACGTCGGTTTCCGGCCTCGACGGGATTCTTTCGCCAGGACGCTTGTGCCGGGACCCGCGGCCCGGCACGCTCCTCGTATGAACACGGCCAGGCATGCCAGTGAACGTCTGATGAGCTGGCCCTCGCTGATCCGTGGCCGTGCGCACTGCGGTGCCGAACTCGGCCTCGGGACGGCGACGGAGGAGATCGTCCACTTCCACGGCGAGCACGAGGCCGACGTCCATCTCACCCGCGCGATGGTCGCCCGGCTGCGGCCCGCGCTCCAGAACTCGACCGCCGTACGGCTCCGGGCCGGCTCCGGCTGGGTGACGGTCCGGCTCGACGCGGGTTCCGACATCGACCTGCTCGCCACCCTGGTCAGCGCGGCCCTCCAGGCCACCGCGTCTCCCGACGCGGCCCCCGACCGGTGCACCCGCGCCCGCCCGGTGGTGGGCAGGCACTGACCGGACGGGCGCGGGCGGGGCTCAGGCGCGAGCGCCGTCGCCCGTCTCCCGGCCGGGAACCGGGAAGAGCATGCAGGTGCTGGTGGCGTGCGCGAGGAGACGGTCCTCCGCGTCGTACAGGCCCGCCTCCGCGAGCGCGGTGCGCCGCCCCCGCGAGATGACCGTGCCGACGGCCCGCACCTTGCCCGTGTCCATCGTGATCGGCCGCAGGAAGCGGGTCTGCAGGTCGAGCGAGGTGTACGCGGTCCCCAGCGGCAGCGTGGTGTGCACCGCGCACCCCGCCGCAGAGTCGAGCAGCGTGGCGTAGACGCCGCCGTGCACGCTGCCGATCGGGTTGTAGTGCTCCTCGCCGGGCTCCAGGACGAAGACCGCCCGCCCGTCCTCGACCTCCTCCAGCGAGAACCCCAGGAGCGCCGCGATCGGCGGGCCCGGCAGCCGGCCCGCGATCATCTCGCGCAGGAAGTCCAGCCCCGCCATGGACGCCGCCGCCCGTGCCGTGGCTCCGGCGTCCTCCCACTCGACCGTCCGCGACCTGCCCATGACCACTCCGCTCCGTCGTTCCCCGTCGCCGACCCGAGGGCTGGCTCTGTACCGCGAAGCTAGACCTCGTGTCGGCTGACTGTCAATGACGCAGCCAGCTGGCTAGAGTGTGACGATGAAGTGGCTGGAGACGGACACCGAGAACTGCTCGGTCCGCCGCACCCTGGACCTCGTGGGCGAGAAGTGGAGCCTGCTCATCCTGCGCGACGCCTTCAACGGCGTCCGCCGGTACGACGACTTCCGCCGCCACCTGGGCCTCTCCGAGGCCGTCCTCGCCGACCGGCTCCGCAAACTCGTCGCCGCCGGGGTGCTCCGCAGCGTCCCCTACCGGGAGCCCGGCACCCGCACCCGCCACGAGTACCGGCTCACCCCCAAGGGCATCGACCTCTGGCCCGTGCTGCTCGCCCTCAAACAGTGGGGCGACACCCACACCGGCGACCCCGAGGGCCCCGCCCTCGACATCCGCCACACCGCCTGCGGAGCCCCCGTCCGGGTCGTCGTCCAGTGCGCCGGCGACGACGCCGAGGTCCTCACCGCCCGCGAGGTCACCGTGACCCCGGGCCCCGGCGCCCGCCGCCTGCCCTGACAGCCCCACCCGTTCGGCCGCATCGCTGCGGAACCCGGCCCTCCGGCGGGTACCGGACCAGACATGCCCCCCACCCCCGGTACGCCGCGCGACCAGCCGCCGCACGAACACGCGCACCTGCTCCGGCGCTGGCACGCCCGCCTGCTCGCGTCACCCGTGGGGCTCGCCTGGAACCGGGGCCGCGCCATGGAACTCATGCACCGCGCCATGGGCTTCGCCGCCCTCAGCCTCCTCACCCTCGTCCCCCTCCTCATCGTGGTGGCCGCCGCGGACCTCTCCCGCGGCCAGGGCTTCGCCCGCTGGCTGATCCAGGGCCTCGGCGTCACCGAGGTCTCCCAGGAAGAGGTCGAACTCCTCTTCGGCCAGCCCGGTCAGGCCCTCCAGCGCACCACCGCCTTCGGCCTCGCCGCCCTGGCCGCCTTCGGCGTCACCTTTGGCTCCGCCGTCCAGACCGGCTACGAACGCGCCTGGGACCTGCCCACCGCCCGCTGGCACACCATGTGGCGCCACATCGTCTGGCTCGCCGTCCTCGTCGCCGCCCTCCTCCTCTTCGTCGCCTTCCCCGCCCCCGAACACGCCTCCGCCGCCCTCACCGTGCTCGTCGCCCTCGGCGACCTCGTCGGCACCTTCCTCTTCTTCTGGTGGTCCCAGCGCTTCCTCCTGTGCGGCCGCATCCGCTGGCGCGCCCTCCTGCCCGGCGCCGTCCTCACCGCCCTGGGCCTCCTCGGGCTGCGGATCTTCTCCCAGCTCGTCTTCTCCCCGCTGATCGCCTCCAACGCCGTCACCTACGGCCAGTTCGGCACCGTCCTGGTCCTCCAGTCCTGGCTCGTCGGCGTCGGCTTCGTCGTCTACGGCAGCGCCCTCGTCGGCCGCCTCGTCCACGAGACCCGCCTCCGCCGCCGTCTCGTCCGCACCGGCCGCGCCTGACCCGCCCCGGCGCTGCAGGGCCGGTCGCCCCGAGCTGACGGACTCACGAAGCGAGGGACGCGGTCGCCGACGGACTGGTGGTCGGGCCGTAACCCTTTTCCCGTCCCGGCAGTTGACCAGGGCATGAAGAAGCGCAGCATGCTCGCCATCGCCTCCCTCGCCGCAGGCGTCGTCACCGCCCTCGTCACGCCGCCGCCGCAGGCCAGCGCCGCGGAGAACCCGCTGGGTGTCGGCGGGGCCACCGGACTCCTCCAGGAGGACGGCGCCGCCTCCGTCGTCCACGAGACCGTCACGACCGTGGAGGACACCGTCGCCGACGGCTCCGCCCAGGGCCTCCGCTGACCCCGGCCCCCTCGCCTCCGGTGCCCCGCGCCCCTTCCGGCGCGGGGCACCGGCGCGTCATGACCCGCCGAGAGGCGGCCCGTGCGCGCCCGGTGCGCGGGTAATGACAGGATGTCCCCATGAGCAACAACGTTTTCTTCGACATCACCATCAACGACGAGCCGGCCGGCCGGATCGTCTTCAAGCTGTACGACGACGTCGTCCCGAAGACGGCGCAGAACTTCCGCGAGCTCGCCACCGGCCAGCACGGCTTCGGCTACGAGGGCTCCTCGTTCCACCGCGTCATCCCCGCCTTCATGCTGCAGGGCGGCGACTTCACCGCCGGCAACGGCACCGGCGGCAAGAGCATCTACGGCGCGAAGTTCGAGGACGAGAACTTCAAGCTCAAGCACGACAAGCCGTTCCTGCTCTCGATGGCGAACGCGGGCCCGAACACCAACGGTTCCCAGTTCTTCATCACCACGATCGTCACCGACTGGCTGGACGGCAAGCACGTCGTCTTCGGCGAGGTCGTCGAGGGCCAGGACCTGGTCAAGAAGATCGAGGCCCTCGGCTCCCGCTCCGGCGCCACCAGCGCCAAGATCACGATCAGCAAGTCCGGCACCGTCTAGGACCGACCGGCCCCCTACGGCACGGGGCGGGTGGAGCGGCGTCCACCGGACACCACTCCACCGCCCCGGCCTGTCGGCGACGGCCTCAGCCGCCCTCGCCCTCGCCGTACCGCCGCTCGAACTTGGCGATGCGCCCCTCCGTGTCCACGGTCCGCGCCTTGCCCGTGTAGAACGGGTGGCTCTCCGACGAGATCTCGACGTCGATCACCGGATACGTCTCGCCGTCGTCCCACTCGATGGTCTGCTCGCTCGTCGCGGTCGACCGCGTCAGGAACGCGTACCCCGCCGAGCGGTCACGGAAGACCACGGGCCGGTAGTCGGGCTGCTTGTCCTGCTGCACGGGACCTCCTCGCCTCGGGCGGCCGTCGCACGGCCACCCCGTCCTGTCCGGCCCGAACGGCACGGACCCTCCCCAGCCTCGCCGGGCCCGCCCGCACCGACCAGCGCCGCTGACCCGACCGGGTGAGCCCCGGCACCCCGCCTACCCGCCCCGCCGCGGCCAGCGGGCCGCCAGCAGCAGGGCGATGTCGTCCGGCCGGTCCGAGGCCCGCACCGCCTCGTGCATCAGCCGGTCCGCCGCCTCCGCCAGCGGCAGCGAACCCGTCGACGCCAGCGTCCGGCGCAGCCGCTCCACCCCGTCGTCGATGTCCGCGCCCGGCCGCTCCACCAGCCCGTCCGTGAACAGCGCCAGGACGGCGCCCTCGGCCAGCCTCAGCCGCGTCTCCGGATACGCGGCGCGCCCGTCGACGCCCAGCACCACCCCGCCCGCGATGTCGACCAGCTCCGCCGTCCCGTCCGGCTGCCGCAGCAGCGGCTGCGGATGACCCGCCCGCACCGCCCGCGCGTCCCCCGTCCGCGCGTCCAGGACCACGTAGCAGCAGCTCGCGAACTGCCCCGGGTCCAGGTCGATGAGCAGCCGGTTGGTGCCCCGCACCACGTCCTGCGGCGGCAGCCCGCTCAGCGCGAACGCCCGCACCGCGCTCCGCAGCTGGCCCATCGTCGCCGCCGCCGCGACCCCGTGCCCCTGCACGTCCCCGATGACCAGCGCCAGCTCGCCCCGGGCCGTCTCCACCACGTCGTACCAGTCACCGCCCACGTCCATGCCCTGCGTCCCGGGCAGATAGCGGCCCACCGTCTCGACGCCCTCCCGCACCGGCAGCCGGTGAGGGAGCAGCGCGTCCTGGAGCCCGCGCGCGACCGCGGCCTCGGAGTCGTACCGCTGCGCCCGCTCCAGCGCCTGGGCGATCAGCCCCGCCAGCGCGGTGAGCACCGCCCGCTCCTCCGCGTCGAAGTCGCGCGGCCGGTCGAAGCCGAGGATGCAGGAACCGACCGGCCGGCCCGAGGCGATCAGCGGCAGGAACGCCCGCGCGCCCGTCTCCGCGTCCAAAGGCAGCTCCGGATAGGTCCGGCGCAGCGTCTCCATGGACTCGAAGAACAGCGCCCGGCCGCTCGTCAGCGCGTCCACCCCGGGCACCCGGGCGTCCAGCGCGACCCCGTCGAAGGGGTCGAGGAAACCCGGCGGGAACCCCGTCTCCCACGCCAGATAGAGCCGCCGGTCGCTGAGCAGGTAGATCGCCAGCTGCCGCCCGCCGAACGCCGGCAGCAGCTCCTCGGTGACCACCGCCGACACCTGCCGCGCCGTCACCGCCTCCGTGAGCGCGATCGCCAGCGCCACCGGACGGTACAGCGACGACCCGCGGGTGCCCTCGGAGCCGAGCCCGTCACCGGCCCGCGGCGAGGGCTCCGGCGCCGGGACCGCGTCCGGTTCCGGGGCCTCCTCCGGGACCAGCACCATGGTCACGCCGTCCCGGCCGGGGTGCAGCGACACCGACAGCCACCGGCCCTGCTCGGGGCGGGCCAGGAACCGCACCGGCTCCGACGACAGCAGCGCGGCCCTCAGCTGCTCCTCGTGGAACGGGTGGGCGAACCACGGCAGCGCCTCCCACAGCGGCCGTCCCGCGAGCGCCCCGCGCGGGCGCCCGAGCAGTCGCTCGGTGCGCTCGTTGACGTAGGTGATCCGGCCGAGCCGGTCGACGGCCAGGATGGCGCGCGGCAGCCGGTCGGTGGCGTCCGAGCCGATCAGCCCCGTGCCCAGGTCGACCAGGGCGCCGGTCAGATGCCCGTGCCCGTCCGCGCCGACGAACCGCGAGCGCGCCGACACCTCCAGCAGGTGCAGTCCGCCGTCCGGCCCCTTCAGCCGCAGCCGCCGCACCGAGCCACCGCCGTCCGCGGAGCCCGTCCGGCGGGCCGCCGCCCACAGCGCGTAGCCGTCCTCCGGCTCCAGCCGGGAGGTGAGCGCCTCGATCGGCAGCGGGGAGGCGTCCGCGACGCCGAGGATGGCCCGCAGCCCGTCGTCCATGGTGACGGTCCCCGCCGCCAGGTCCCAGTCGAAGGAGCCGAACCGCACCGGCGGCACGGCGCCCGACGGCAGCTGGACGCAGATCGGTTCGCCCGGCCACCGCACCGGCGTCCCGCCCGCGACGAGATCCGCCAGGACCTCACCGAGGCGCAGCCCGGCCCGGGTCATCCGCTCCCGGTCCCGCGCGCCCACCGGCAGCCCGGGCGTCGGCGGCCGCAGCACCACCAGGACCCCGAACCGCTCCCGGCCGGCCACCACCGGGGCGTACAGCGACGCGAACGGGAAGGGCAGGCTCGCCACCAGCTGCGGGAACCGCCGCATCGACTCCTCGACGTCCGCCAGGTGCACCGGCTGCCCGGAGCGGTGCACCTCGGCGACCGGGAACGGGCGGTTGGTGTGCATCCGCGACCAGGGCCGGAACAGCTCGCCCGGCAGGCCCGCGAGGACCGAGAGCCGCAGCAGCCCCTCCGTACCGGACCGCAGGTACACCCCGCCGGCGTAGCCGCCGACCGCCTCGACGGCATCCGTCGCCGCCTCCGCCAGCGCCTGCGTCAGGGCCTGCGTCGGCGCGCCGGGGGGCGGGGCGTGCGGGGTCACACAGCCAGCATGCGCCCGCCGTGAAACCCGCCGCATCCCGGCGGAAGGGAACCGGCGCCGCCGCGAGCCGGGGTCCACGCGCGCGGGGAGGGCGCGCATCCGCCGGACGCGCCCACGCGCCCGTGCGGACGTCGCCCCGACGGCCCCGCCCCTGTTGACCGCGCGCTTCCGGACCGTCACACTCGGTCGTCGTCCACCGCCCGTCATCCGCGGCGGAGGGCACCACCAACCTCGTCACCACCTCGCGCGCAGGGGGCACCATGACCGGCCGGGTCCTTCCGTACGACGTCCACGGCGACGGCCCCGGGAGGGCCCTCGTCCTCCACAACTGGTTCGGCGACCGCAGCACCTTCGACCCGCTGCGCGCGCACCTCGACGCCTCGGCGGGCAGCTACGCCTTCGTCGACTGCCGCGGCTACGGCGAGGCCCGCGACACCGAAGGGGACTTCACCATGGAGGAGGTCGCCGCGGACGCGCTGGCCGTCGCCGACGACCTCGGCTGGGACTCCTTCTCCGTCATCGGCCACTCCATGGGCGGCAAGGCCGCCCAGCTGATGCTCCTCGACGCGCCGGACCGGGTCCGCTCGATCGTCGGCATCGCGCCCGTCGCCGCCTCCGGCTTCCCCCTCGACGAGGAGAGCCGGCAGCTGTTCGCCGGGGCCGCCGACGACCCGGCGCTGCGCCGGGTGATCATCGACCACACCACCGGCGGCCGGCACGCCGGCCCGTGGCTGGACGCGGTCGTCGACCGTTCGACGAGCCGCTCCTCCGCCGCCGCCTTCCGCGCCTATCTGGACTCCTGGTCCGGCGCCGACTTCCACGAGCGGGTCCGCGACAACCCCACGCCCGTGCTGCTCGTCGTCGGCGCGCACGACCCGGCGCTCGGCGCGGAGGCGATGGAGGCGACCTGGCTGCGCTGGTACCCCAACGCCCGCATGGAGGTCCTGGCGGACGCCGGACACTACCCGCCGGAGGAGGCGCCGAAGGACCTGGCC
The Streptomyces roseofulvus genome window above contains:
- a CDS encoding alpha/beta hydrolase produces the protein MTGRVLPYDVHGDGPGRALVLHNWFGDRSTFDPLRAHLDASAGSYAFVDCRGYGEARDTEGDFTMEEVAADALAVADDLGWDSFSVIGHSMGGKAAQLMLLDAPDRVRSIVGIAPVAASGFPLDEESRQLFAGAADDPALRRVIIDHTTGGRHAGPWLDAVVDRSTSRSSAAAFRAYLDSWSGADFHERVRDNPTPVLLVVGAHDPALGAEAMEATWLRWYPNARMEVLADAGHYPPEEAPKDLARAIEAFLAA